A region from the Methanofollis liminatans DSM 4140 genome encodes:
- a CDS encoding ribonuclease III family protein, giving the protein MDWKRKTTLQTFLAQPQIGVTDIPDDVLERYNRAFTHRSYAHENPFGLLPCPDYERLEFLGDRILNFIVAEYLLCTFQCSEGALSKRMEATKNEHLGTIVPGTGIGLENLILLGVGQPLIPSIIADVFEAFICALYLHLGLDRTRSIVLGLVADDILHFDPSGNTIGRLQERLQQERLGLPEYLIVSRDGPDHDPTFVSAVTVAGHFSAFGSGGSKAGAKKEAARVALEVLETPS; this is encoded by the coding sequence ATGGACTGGAAACGAAAGACAACACTCCAAACATTTCTCGCGCAACCGCAGATCGGCGTCACCGATATCCCGGACGACGTGCTCGAACGCTATAACCGGGCGTTCACCCATCGCTCCTATGCCCACGAAAACCCCTTCGGCCTCCTCCCCTGCCCGGACTACGAGCGCCTCGAATTCCTGGGGGACCGCATCCTCAATTTTATCGTCGCCGAGTACCTCCTCTGCACCTTCCAGTGCTCCGAAGGAGCGCTTTCAAAGAGGATGGAGGCGACAAAGAACGAACACCTCGGTACAATCGTCCCGGGCACCGGCATCGGGCTCGAAAACCTCATCCTCCTCGGCGTCGGTCAGCCCCTCATCCCCTCGATCATCGCCGACGTCTTCGAGGCGTTCATCTGCGCCCTCTACCTCCATCTCGGCCTGGACAGGACACGGTCGATCGTCCTCGGGCTTGTCGCCGACGATATCCTCCACTTCGACCCGAGCGGAAACACGATCGGCCGCCTTCAGGAACGTCTCCAGCAGGAGCGCCTCGGCCTCCCTGAGTACCTGATCGTCTCCAGGGACGGCCCTGACCACGACCCGACATTTGTCAGCGCCGTCACCGTCGCCGGGCACTTCTCCGCCTTCGGCAGCGGTGGGAGCAAGGCCGGCGCAAAAAAAGAGGCTGCACGGGTCGCCCTCGAGGTGCTCGAAACACCCTCGTGA